A window of Streptomyces sp. SAI-127 contains these coding sequences:
- the topA gene encoding type I DNA topoisomerase: protein MSPTSETAKGGRRLVIVESPAKAKTIKGYLGPGYVVEASVGHIRDLPNGAAEVPEKYTGEVRRLGVDVEHDFAPIYVVNADKRAQVKKLKDLLKDSDELFLATDEDREGEAIAWHLQEVLKPKVPVKRMVFHEITKAAIQAAVANPRELNQKLVDAQETRRILDRLYGYEVSPVLWKKVMPRLSAGRVQSVATRLVVERERERIAFRSAEYWDLTGTFATGRAGDSSDPSSLVARLQTVDGRRVAQGRDFDSVGQLKSANTLHLDEANARALAAALDQTRFAVRSVESKPYRRSPYAPFRTTTLQQEASRKLGFGAKATMQVAQKLYENGFITYMRTDSTTLSDTAITAARAQVTQLYGADYLPSSPRTYAGKVKNAQEAHEAIRPSGDRFRTPAETGLTGDQFKLYELIWKRTVASQMKDATGNSVTVKIGGTAADGRDVEFSASGKTITFHGFLKAYVEGADDPNAELDDRERRLPQVAEGDALSAEEITVDGHATKPPARYTEASLVKELEEREIGRPSTYASIIGTILDRGYVFKKGTALVPSFLSFAVVNLLEKHFGRLVDYDFTARMEDDLDRIAAGQAQSVPWLRRFYFGEGAAAGGAADAGNGDGDHLGGLKELVTDLGAIDAREVSSFPVGNDIVLRVGRYGPYIERGEKDSENHQRADVPEDLAPDELSVELAEELLAKPSGDFELGADPVTGHQIIARDGRYGPYVTEVLPEGTPKTGKNAVKPRTASLFKSMSLDTVTLEDALKLMSLPRVVGADAEGQEITAQNGRYGPYLKKGTDSRSLQTEDQLFTITLEEALAIYAQPKQRGRAAAKPPLKELGTDPVSEKPVVVKDGRFGPYVTDGETNATLRSGDSVEEITPERGFELLAEKRAKTPAKKTAKKAPAKKAPAKKATPAKTAAKKTTTAAKKTTAKKTTAKKATASKTASED from the coding sequence TTGTCCCCGACCAGCGAGACCGCAAAGGGCGGCCGCCGACTCGTCATCGTCGAGTCGCCTGCCAAGGCGAAGACGATCAAGGGCTATCTCGGCCCCGGATACGTCGTCGAGGCGAGCGTCGGGCACATCCGCGACCTCCCCAACGGCGCCGCGGAAGTGCCGGAGAAGTACACCGGAGAGGTCCGCCGCCTCGGCGTGGACGTCGAGCACGACTTCGCGCCGATCTATGTCGTCAACGCCGACAAGCGGGCCCAGGTCAAGAAGCTCAAGGATCTACTGAAGGACTCCGACGAGCTCTTCCTCGCCACCGATGAGGACCGCGAGGGCGAGGCGATCGCCTGGCACCTCCAGGAGGTGCTCAAGCCCAAGGTCCCGGTCAAGCGGATGGTCTTCCACGAGATCACCAAGGCCGCGATCCAGGCTGCCGTCGCCAACCCGCGCGAGCTGAACCAGAAGCTGGTCGACGCACAGGAGACCCGCCGCATCCTCGACCGCCTCTACGGCTACGAGGTCTCGCCGGTCCTGTGGAAGAAGGTCATGCCGCGCCTGTCGGCCGGCCGTGTCCAGTCGGTCGCGACCCGGCTCGTGGTGGAGCGGGAACGCGAGCGCATCGCGTTTCGTTCTGCCGAGTACTGGGACCTGACGGGCACCTTCGCGACCGGCCGCGCGGGGGACTCCTCGGACCCGTCGTCGCTGGTCGCCCGCCTCCAAACCGTCGACGGCAGGCGGGTCGCGCAGGGCCGCGACTTCGACTCCGTGGGACAACTGAAGAGCGCGAACACCCTTCACCTCGACGAGGCGAACGCCCGCGCCCTGGCCGCGGCCCTGGACCAGACGCGGTTCGCGGTCCGCTCGGTCGAGTCCAAGCCGTACCGCCGCTCGCCGTACGCCCCGTTCCGTACGACGACCCTCCAGCAGGAGGCCTCGCGCAAGCTCGGCTTCGGCGCGAAGGCGACCATGCAGGTGGCCCAGAAGCTGTACGAGAACGGCTTCATCACTTATATGCGTACGGACTCCACAACCCTGAGCGACACCGCCATCACCGCGGCCCGCGCCCAGGTCACGCAGTTGTACGGCGCCGACTACCTGCCGTCGTCCCCGCGCACCTACGCCGGGAAGGTCAAGAACGCGCAGGAGGCGCACGAGGCGATCCGCCCCTCGGGTGATCGTTTCCGTACGCCCGCCGAGACCGGTCTGACCGGCGACCAGTTCAAGCTCTACGAGTTGATCTGGAAGCGCACGGTCGCCTCGCAGATGAAGGACGCGACCGGCAACAGCGTGACCGTGAAGATCGGTGGCACCGCCGCCGACGGGCGGGACGTCGAGTTCAGCGCCTCCGGCAAGACGATCACCTTCCACGGCTTCCTCAAGGCCTACGTCGAAGGCGCCGACGACCCGAACGCCGAGCTGGACGACCGCGAGCGCAGGCTGCCCCAGGTCGCCGAGGGCGACGCCCTGAGCGCCGAGGAGATCACGGTCGACGGGCACGCCACCAAGCCCCCGGCCCGCTACACCGAGGCCAGCCTGGTCAAGGAGCTCGAGGAGCGCGAGATCGGCCGCCCGTCGACATACGCGTCGATCATCGGCACGATCCTCGACCGCGGCTATGTCTTCAAGAAGGGCACGGCACTGGTGCCGTCCTTCCTGTCCTTCGCCGTGGTCAATCTCCTGGAGAAGCACTTCGGCAGGCTCGTCGACTACGACTTCACCGCCCGGATGGAGGACGACCTCGACCGCATCGCGGCCGGTCAGGCGCAGTCCGTGCCATGGCTGAGGCGCTTCTACTTCGGCGAGGGCGCAGCCGCGGGCGGCGCGGCCGACGCCGGCAACGGCGACGGGGACCACCTCGGCGGTCTCAAGGAGCTGGTGACCGACCTGGGCGCGATCGACGCGCGCGAGGTGTCGTCCTTCCCGGTGGGCAACGACATCGTGCTCAGGGTCGGCCGCTACGGCCCGTACATCGAGCGCGGCGAGAAGGACTCCGAGAACCACCAGCGGGCGGACGTGCCCGAGGACCTGGCGCCCGACGAGCTGTCCGTGGAGCTCGCGGAGGAGCTGCTCGCCAAGCCGAGCGGTGACTTCGAGCTCGGTGCCGACCCGGTGACGGGTCATCAGATCATCGCCCGCGACGGCCGCTACGGCCCGTACGTCACCGAGGTGCTCCCCGAGGGCACCCCGAAGACCGGCAAGAACGCCGTGAAGCCGCGTACGGCCTCGCTGTTCAAGTCGATGTCCCTGGACACGGTGACGCTCGAGGACGCGCTCAAGCTGATGTCGCTGCCGCGGGTCGTGGGCGCCGACGCGGAGGGCCAGGAGATCACCGCGCAGAACGGCCGCTATGGGCCGTATCTGAAGAAGGGCACGGACTCGCGCTCGCTGCAGACCGAGGACCAGCTCTTCACGATCACCCTCGAAGAGGCGCTGGCGATCTACGCCCAGCCCAAGCAGCGCGGCCGGGCCGCCGCCAAGCCGCCGCTGAAGGAGCTGGGCACCGACCCGGTCAGCGAGAAGCCGGTCGTGGTCAAGGACGGCCGCTTCGGACCGTACGTGACCGACGGGGAGACCAACGCGACCCTGCGCTCCGGCGACAGCGTCGAGGAGATCACCCCGGAGCGCGGTTTCGAACTGCTCGCCGAGAAGCGGGCCAAGACGCCCGCCAAGAAGACGGCCAAGAAGGCGCCCGCCAAGAAGGCCCCGGCCAAGAAGGCGACGCCCGCCAAGACCGCGGCGAAGAAGACGACCACGGCCGCGAAGAAGACGACAGCGAAGAAGACCACCGCCAAGAAGGCGACAGCTTCCAAAACGGCGTCCGAGGACTGA
- the tmk gene encoding dTMP kinase, translating into MTRAQQPTALDPAPDDALVADSRERAVRALLRRPQLKRLWSAQLVGGIGDTLALLVLVLLALQAAIAQGSFGGGYRGVAFAVATVFGTRILATLLFGAVLLGPLTSLTSHEGPLDRRWTMVGADGVRLALFIVAPLWIDWTPDNALAMLLVTAFVTGVAERFWTVCRESAAPALLPEPPPEGATVRPLPDHLDALRRLSLRTTFLAIPLAGAALVAAGLLNNLLGSGLDWFGQHQAALASYVAAGLFAASLSVLTFLELPGTRTPRARSPLEGLRRPKTGTGVDKGRTGAIPLLVAACVAVAGAIAAAVAVAVLHAKDLGGGPVMYGLMVAALTGGVVVGVRTAPKVLVSLSRRRLLALAIAFTGIALLAAGLVPDVTTVLLIDALAGVGAGVAANTGHTLLDQETEEYRRARTTEHLHAVVRVGVALGALVAPVVAAAIGPHRLVNGKFVFAHGGAAFTLMLVGALLLPVAALVLAKVDDRSGVPLRHDLRDALLGGDDPVTVPADNGFFIALEGGDGAGKSTQAEALAEWIRAKGHEVVVTREPGATPVGKRLRSILLDVSSAGLSHRAEALLYAADRAEHVDTVVRPALERGAVVISDRYIDSSVAYQGAGRDLSPTEIARINRWATDGLVPHLTVLLDVSPEIARERFTEAPDRLESEPAEFHARVRSGFLTLAAADAGRYLVVDAGQEPEAVTTVVRHRLDQMLPLSEQEIREQEEARRKAEEEARRKAEEEAARKAEEERLERERQEQLARLKAEEEERKRRELEEAQRREAERQAEEARLRAEEARRRAEEERVRLLAEEKARAEEEARRKAQEEAARKRAEEEARLRAEAEERRLEKQRKAEEALLRAEEARRLAESAAAAAEAGPKKAAAPAAGMDAATVPTPVVTPTNASGGPVDETAVLPRVSMEKDDEDASAGEASDGSASDSDVTAELPQPPVPPGAADETAVLPPVPSGAADETAVLPPVPPGAADETAVLPPVTGDGPSDRVPPGYFRDEERTRELPQVDETGTPRRRARSDWAEETPLDDLPTLADELLGPHDDEYGDERGRRRGR; encoded by the coding sequence ATGACCCGTGCCCAGCAGCCAACGGCCCTTGACCCGGCCCCCGACGACGCCCTGGTCGCGGACTCCCGCGAGCGCGCCGTCCGCGCCCTGCTGCGCAGGCCCCAGCTCAAACGCCTGTGGAGCGCCCAGCTCGTCGGCGGGATCGGCGACACCCTCGCACTCCTGGTGCTGGTGCTGCTGGCCCTTCAGGCGGCCATCGCCCAGGGCTCGTTCGGCGGCGGCTACCGGGGCGTGGCGTTCGCAGTGGCGACCGTCTTCGGTACGCGCATCCTGGCGACGCTGCTCTTCGGCGCCGTCCTGCTCGGCCCGCTGACCTCGCTCACTTCGCACGAGGGGCCGCTCGACCGCCGCTGGACCATGGTCGGCGCGGACGGAGTCAGGCTCGCCCTGTTCATCGTCGCGCCGCTGTGGATCGACTGGACGCCGGACAACGCCCTCGCGATGCTCCTGGTGACCGCCTTCGTGACCGGGGTCGCCGAGCGCTTCTGGACCGTGTGCCGCGAGAGCGCGGCGCCCGCCCTGCTGCCGGAACCTCCCCCGGAGGGGGCGACGGTACGACCGCTGCCCGACCACCTGGACGCACTGCGCCGCCTGTCGCTGCGGACGACCTTCCTGGCGATCCCGCTGGCCGGTGCCGCGCTCGTCGCCGCAGGCCTGCTCAACAACCTGCTGGGCTCCGGCCTCGACTGGTTCGGCCAGCACCAGGCGGCCCTCGCCTCGTACGTCGCGGCAGGTCTGTTCGCCGCGTCCCTGTCCGTGCTGACCTTCCTGGAACTGCCCGGCACACGCACCCCGCGCGCGCGTTCGCCGCTGGAGGGGCTGCGCCGGCCCAAGACGGGCACCGGCGTCGACAAGGGCCGTACCGGCGCGATTCCGCTGCTGGTGGCGGCCTGCGTGGCCGTAGCCGGAGCGATCGCGGCCGCCGTGGCCGTCGCCGTGCTGCACGCCAAGGACCTGGGCGGCGGCCCGGTGATGTACGGCCTGATGGTGGCCGCGCTGACCGGCGGTGTCGTGGTCGGTGTCCGTACGGCACCCAAGGTGCTGGTCTCGCTGTCGCGGCGCCGGCTGCTCGCGCTGGCGATCGCCTTCACCGGCATCGCCCTGCTGGCCGCCGGGCTCGTCCCGGACGTCACCACCGTGCTGCTGATCGACGCGCTGGCCGGTGTCGGCGCGGGTGTGGCCGCCAACACCGGGCACACCCTGCTCGACCAGGAGACCGAGGAGTACCGGCGGGCGCGGACCACCGAGCATCTGCACGCGGTCGTGCGGGTCGGCGTGGCGCTCGGCGCGCTCGTCGCCCCCGTGGTGGCCGCGGCGATCGGTCCGCACCGGCTGGTGAACGGCAAGTTCGTGTTCGCGCACGGCGGTGCCGCGTTCACCCTGATGCTGGTCGGCGCGCTCCTGCTGCCGGTCGCCGCGCTGGTGCTGGCCAAGGTCGACGACCGGTCCGGCGTCCCCCTGCGGCACGACCTGCGGGACGCGCTGCTCGGCGGCGACGACCCGGTGACCGTGCCCGCCGACAATGGCTTCTTCATCGCGCTCGAGGGCGGCGACGGGGCCGGGAAGTCCACCCAGGCCGAGGCGCTCGCCGAGTGGATCCGGGCCAAGGGCCACGAGGTCGTGGTGACACGCGAGCCGGGGGCGACCCCGGTGGGCAAGCGGCTGCGGTCGATCCTGCTGGACGTGTCGAGCGCCGGGCTCTCGCACCGGGCGGAGGCGCTGCTGTACGCGGCGGACCGCGCGGAGCACGTGGACACCGTGGTCAGGCCCGCACTGGAGCGCGGTGCGGTCGTGATCTCCGACCGGTACATCGACTCCTCCGTGGCTTACCAGGGCGCCGGGCGCGACCTGTCCCCGACGGAGATCGCCCGCATCAACCGCTGGGCGACGGACGGTCTGGTGCCTCATCTGACCGTCCTGCTGGATGTGTCCCCGGAGATCGCCCGTGAGCGGTTCACCGAGGCGCCGGACCGGCTGGAGTCGGAGCCGGCGGAGTTCCACGCGCGCGTGCGGTCCGGATTCCTCACGCTGGCCGCCGCCGACGCCGGGCGGTACCTGGTCGTGGACGCGGGGCAGGAACCCGAGGCCGTCACCACCGTCGTACGGCATCGGCTCGACCAGATGCTGCCGCTGTCCGAGCAGGAGATCCGGGAGCAGGAAGAGGCCCGGCGCAAGGCCGAGGAGGAAGCGCGCCGCAAGGCCGAGGAAGAGGCCGCGCGCAAGGCCGAGGAGGAGCGCCTGGAGCGTGAGCGCCAGGAGCAGCTGGCCCGGCTGAAGGCCGAGGAGGAGGAGCGCAAGCGGCGCGAGCTGGAGGAGGCCCAGCGACGCGAGGCCGAGCGGCAGGCGGAGGAAGCCCGGCTGCGGGCCGAGGAAGCGCGCAGGCGGGCAGAGGAGGAGCGGGTACGCCTTCTCGCCGAGGAGAAGGCGCGCGCCGAGGAAGAGGCACGGCGCAAGGCCCAGGAAGAGGCCGCCCGCAAGCGGGCCGAGGAGGAGGCGCGACTGCGTGCCGAGGCCGAGGAGCGGCGGCTGGAGAAGCAGCGCAAGGCCGAGGAGGCATTGCTGCGGGCGGAGGAGGCCAGGCGGCTCGCCGAGTCGGCGGCCGCGGCGGCGGAGGCGGGGCCCAAGAAGGCCGCCGCTCCCGCGGCGGGGATGGACGCGGCGACCGTGCCCACGCCTGTGGTGACGCCGACGAACGCGTCGGGCGGGCCGGTGGACGAGACGGCTGTGCTGCCCCGGGTGTCCATGGAGAAGGACGACGAGGATGCGTCCGCAGGTGAGGCTTCCGATGGCTCCGCCTCCGACTCCGACGTGACGGCCGAGCTGCCTCAGCCGCCGGTGCCTCCGGGGGCGGCGGATGAGACGGCGGTGCTGCCGCCGGTGCCTTCGGGTGCGGCCGACGAGACCGCGGTGCTGCCGCCGGTGCCTCCGGGTGCGGCGGACGAGACGGCTGTGCTGCCTCCTGTGACGGGGGACGGGCCCTCGGATCGGGTGCCTCCGGGGTACTTCCGCGACGAGGAGCGGACGCGGGAGCTGCCGCAGGTCGACGAGACGGGGACGCCTCGGCGGAGGGCGCGGTCGGACTGGGCCGAGGAGACGCCGTTGGACGATCTGCCCACGCTCGCCGACGAGCTGCTCGGGCCACATGACGACGAGTACGGGGACGAGCGCGGCCGACGTCGGGGGCGCTAG
- a CDS encoding alpha/beta hydrolase, which produces MHIRRNPRHVGRKLPVRKARTARTGGALLAVAALLTSACSAGASTNAATSAADVALSALPRSTPAALTPYYGQKARWHSCGDPGFECATLKVPLDYDKPADGDVRLAVSRTKATGPGKRLGSLFVNPGGPGGSAIGYLQAYAGIGYPAEVRARYDMVAVDPRGVARSEPVKCLDGRDMDTYAQTDITPDDPHETTELVDAYKKFAEGCGAHSAKLLRHVSTVETARDMDIVRAALGDAKLNYVGASYGTFLGATYAGLFPGRSGRLVLDGAMDPSLPASRLNLDQTTGFETAFQSFAKDCAQQPDCPLGTKTTTTAQAGQNLKTFFAKLDAHPIPTGDADRRSLGEALATTGVIAAMYDESSWAQLREALGSAMKEKDGAGLLVLADSYYARGADGRYSNLMSANAAVNCLDLPPAYDSPEEVEKAVPTFEKASPVFGEGLAWASLNCAYWPVGPTGEPHRIEAEGAAPIVVVGTTRDPATPYRWARALAAQLSSARLLTYEGDGHTAYGRGSTCIDSAIDAYLLRGTPPVDGKRCF; this is translated from the coding sequence ATGCACATCAGGCGAAACCCCCGCCACGTCGGCCGGAAGCTTCCCGTTCGCAAGGCGCGCACGGCCCGTACCGGCGGCGCCCTCCTGGCCGTCGCCGCGCTGCTCACCTCCGCCTGCTCCGCGGGTGCTTCGACGAATGCGGCCACCTCGGCCGCCGACGTGGCGCTGTCCGCGCTGCCGCGGTCGACACCGGCCGCCCTCACGCCGTACTACGGACAGAAGGCGCGCTGGCACAGCTGCGGGGACCCCGGTTTCGAGTGCGCCACGCTGAAGGTGCCGCTCGACTACGACAAGCCGGCCGACGGGGACGTCCGGCTCGCCGTCTCCCGCACGAAGGCCACCGGGCCGGGCAAGCGCCTCGGGTCGCTGTTCGTGAACCCGGGCGGACCGGGCGGCTCGGCGATCGGCTACCTCCAGGCGTACGCCGGGATCGGCTACCCGGCCGAGGTGCGGGCCCGCTACGACATGGTCGCGGTGGATCCGCGCGGAGTCGCCCGCAGCGAGCCCGTCAAGTGCCTCGACGGGCGGGACATGGACACGTACGCCCAGACGGACATCACCCCCGACGACCCACACGAGACCACCGAACTCGTCGACGCCTACAAGAAGTTCGCGGAAGGGTGCGGCGCGCACTCGGCGAAGCTGCTGCGGCATGTGTCGACGGTCGAGACGGCCCGGGACATGGACATCGTGCGGGCGGCACTCGGTGACGCGAAGCTGAACTACGTGGGGGCGTCGTACGGGACGTTCCTCGGGGCGACCTACGCGGGACTGTTCCCCGGCCGCTCGGGACGGCTGGTGCTGGACGGCGCGATGGACCCCTCGCTGCCCGCGAGCCGGCTGAACCTCGACCAGACGACGGGCTTCGAGACGGCGTTCCAGTCGTTCGCGAAGGACTGCGCGCAGCAGCCGGACTGCCCGCTCGGCACGAAGACCACGACGACCGCGCAGGCCGGACAGAACCTCAAAACCTTCTTCGCCAAGCTGGACGCACACCCGATCCCCACCGGTGACGCGGACCGCCGCAGCCTCGGCGAGGCCCTCGCCACGACCGGCGTGATCGCCGCGATGTACGACGAGAGCTCCTGGGCCCAGCTGCGGGAGGCGCTCGGTTCGGCGATGAAGGAGAAGGACGGCGCCGGGCTGCTGGTCCTCGCCGACAGCTACTACGCGCGGGGCGCCGACGGCCGCTACAGCAACCTGATGTCCGCCAACGCGGCCGTGAACTGCCTCGACCTCCCGCCCGCCTACGACAGCCCTGAGGAGGTCGAGAAGGCCGTCCCGACCTTCGAGAAGGCGTCCCCCGTCTTCGGCGAGGGCCTCGCCTGGGCCTCCCTCAACTGCGCGTACTGGCCGGTCGGGCCCACGGGTGAGCCGCACCGCATCGAGGCGGAGGGCGCCGCCCCGATCGTCGTGGTCGGCACCACCCGCGACCCGGCCACCCCCTACCGCTGGGCCCGCGCCCTGGCCGCCCAGCTCTCCTCGGCCCGCCTGCTCACCTACGAGGGCGACGGCCACACCGCCTACGGCCGCGGCAGCACCTGCATCGACTCCGCGATCGACGCGTATCTGCTTCGCGGTACCCCTCCCGTGGACGGGAAACGCTGCTTTTAG
- a CDS encoding DNA polymerase III subunit delta', with product MTVWDDLVGQERVSEQLAAAARDADAQVTTGTPPPEASKMTHAWLFTGPPGAGRNQAARAFAAALQCVSPDRALGGIPGCGFCDGCHTSLIGTHADVTSVAAVGSQILADDMRDTVRKSFTSPATGRWQIILVEDAERLNEKSANAVLKAVEEPAPRTVWLLCAPSIEDVLPTIRSRCRHLNLSTPSVEAVADMLVRREGVEPAAAMAAARATQGHVDRARRLATDPAARERRAAVLKLPLRVEDVGGCLRAAQELVDAAADDAKQLAEEMDGKETEELKAAMGASQGGRMPRGTAGVMKDLEDRQKRRRTRTQRDSLDLALTDLTAFYRDVLALQLGSRVAIANADAEDALERLARGSSPETTLRRIEAIGACREALDRNVAPLLAVEAMTMALRAG from the coding sequence ATGACCGTATGGGACGACCTGGTCGGCCAGGAGCGGGTGAGCGAGCAGCTCGCGGCCGCCGCTCGGGACGCCGACGCCCAGGTCACCACCGGCACCCCGCCGCCCGAGGCGTCGAAGATGACGCATGCCTGGCTGTTCACGGGGCCGCCCGGAGCGGGCCGGAACCAGGCGGCGAGGGCCTTCGCGGCCGCACTGCAGTGCGTCAGTCCGGACCGGGCTCTCGGGGGAATCCCCGGCTGCGGGTTCTGCGACGGGTGTCATACGTCACTCATCGGCACCCACGCCGACGTCACCTCCGTGGCCGCCGTCGGCAGCCAGATCCTCGCCGACGACATGCGGGACACCGTCAGGAAATCGTTCACCTCGCCGGCGACCGGCCGCTGGCAGATCATCCTGGTGGAAGACGCCGAGCGGCTCAACGAGAAGTCGGCCAACGCGGTCCTCAAGGCCGTGGAGGAGCCGGCCCCCCGTACCGTCTGGCTGCTGTGCGCGCCGTCCATCGAGGACGTCCTGCCGACGATCCGCTCCCGCTGCCGCCACCTGAACCTGAGCACCCCCTCCGTGGAAGCCGTCGCCGACATGCTCGTGCGCCGGGAGGGCGTCGAGCCCGCCGCCGCGATGGCCGCCGCCCGTGCCACCCAGGGCCATGTCGACCGGGCCCGCCGCCTCGCCACCGACCCGGCCGCCCGCGAGCGCCGCGCCGCTGTACTGAAGCTGCCCCTGCGCGTCGAGGACGTCGGCGGCTGTCTCAGGGCGGCACAGGAACTCGTCGACGCGGCGGCCGACGACGCCAAACAGCTCGCCGAGGAGATGGACGGCAAGGAGACGGAGGAGCTGAAGGCGGCGATGGGCGCCTCCCAGGGCGGCAGGATGCCCCGTGGCACGGCGGGCGTGATGAAGGACCTGGAGGACAGACAGAAGCGCCGCCGCACCCGCACCCAGCGCGACAGCCTCGACCTGGCCCTGACCGACCTCACCGCCTTCTACCGCGATGTCCTCGCCCTCCAGCTCGGCTCACGGGTGGCGATCGCCAACGCGGACGCCGAGGACGCCCTGGAGCGGCTCGCCCGCGGCAGCTCCCCGGAGACCACGCTCCGCCGTATCGAGGCGATCGGCGCCTGCCGGGAGGCCCTCGACCGCAATGTGGCCCCGCTGCTCGCGGTGGAGGCGATGACGATGGCGCTCAGAGCGGGCTGA